In the Psychromicrobium lacuslunae genome, GATCGCTTCCGAAAACTTCGCCCCCGCGCGGTGCTGGAAGCTCAAGGTTCGGTGCTGACCAATAAATACGCCGAAGGCTACCCCGGACGGCGCTACTATGGCGGTTGCGAATACGTTGATATCGCCGAAAACCTGGCCATTGATCGGGTCAAGACGCTCTTTGGCGCCGAATACGCCAATGTGCAACCGCACTCAGGTGCACAGGCGAACGCTGCGGCGCTTGCCGCGATGATCAACCCGGGCGATAAGATCCTCGGCCTCTCGTTGGCGCACGGCGGCCACCTAACCCACGGCATGAAGTTGAATTTCTCCGGCAAGCTCTACGAGGTAGCTGCTTACCAAGTTGAGGAAGATACCTTCCGGATCGATATGGATAAGCTGCGGGAGCAGGCTAAGGCGGAAAAGCCGCAGGTCATTATCGCCGGCTGGTCTGCTTACCCTCGACACCTTGACTTTGCCGCCTTCCGCTCCATCGCCGACGAGGTCGGAGCCTTGCTCTGGACCGATATGGCGCACTTCGCTGGATTGGTCGCGGCCGGTTTGCACCCCTCGCCGGTGCCACATTCCGACGTCGTCACTTCCACCGTGCACAAAACGCTGGCTGGTCCGCGCTCGGAGTGATCCTGGCTAAGCAGGAGTGGGCTAAGAAGCTCAACTCGGCGGTTTTCCCGGGCCAACAAGGCGGCCCGCTGATGCATGTGATCGCAGCGAAAGCGGTAGCCTTCAAGGTCGCTGGCTCGGACGAGTTCAAGGAACGTCAGGAGCGGGTGCTGGAAGGTGCCCGGATTTTGGCCGATCGGCTCAATCAGCCCGACGTCGCTGCAGCCGGTGTCTCGGTGCTCACCGGCGGTACTGACGTCCATCTGGTGCTGGTCGATCTGCGAAACTCGGACCTCGACGGCCAACAAGCCGAGGACCTGCTGCATAGCGTTGGGATTACGGTCAACCGAAACGCGGTGCCTTTCGATCCGCGGCCACCGATGGTCACCTCGGGGTTGCGGATCGGCACCCCAGCGCTGGCCACCAGAGGGTTCGGCGCGGCCGAATTCACCGAGGTGGCCGAGATCATCGCCACCGCGCTGAAGGCAGGGGCCGCTGTCGACGCGGAGGCGCTTAAAGCCCGGGTGCATAAGCTTGCCGAAGATTTCCCGCTCTACCCAGGAATTGAGGGCTAGCATGACGGCGCAAATTTTAGACGGCGAAAAGGCCGCCACAGAGGTCAAATCTGAGCTGGTAGAACGTATCGCGGCGCTGAAGCGGCGCGGCATCACGCCTGGACTGGCAACCGTTCTAGTTGGCGAAGATCCGCCCAGCCACGCTTATGTTCGGATGAAGCACCGCGACGCCGCTGCCCTCGGCCTGGCTTCAGTCGAGCGGCAGCTACCAGCAGAAACCAGCCAGGAAGAACTGGACGCGGTGATTGACGAGCTCAATGCCAATCCAGAGGTGCACGGCATTTTGGTGCAGATTCCGTTGCCCAAGCATTTGGATGAGCAGGCCGTGCTGGAGCGGATCGACCCGGCCAAGGACGCCGATGGGCTGCATCCGGTGAATCTGGGCCGCCTGGTACTGAACGTCAATGGCCCGATTGACACCCCGCTGCCGTGCACCCCGGTCGGCGCCATCGAGTTGATGCTGCGCAACGATATCGACCTAAAGGGTAAGCACGTCGTGGTGCTGGGCCGTGGCATCACCGTCGGCCGGGCGCTCGGGCTGTTGCTGACTCGTCGGGCTATCAACGCTACCGTCACCTTGACCCACACCGGAACCGTTGACCTGCCGAGCCACTTGCGTCAAGCCGATGTGGTGATCTCCGCGGTTGGAGTGCCGCATTTGGTGAAAGCCGCTGACCTGAAACCCGGGGCCGTGGTGCTCGATGTCGGCGTCTCCCGCGAAATCAACGAGGAGACAGGTAAGCCGAAGCTGCTCGGCGATATTGACCCGGCCGCCGCCGAGGTTGCTTCGTGGATCTCGCCAAACCCCGGTGGGGTAGGCCCGATGACGCGGGCGATGCTGATGAGCAATGTAGTGGCCGCCGCTGAGCGGCAAAACCCTCCGCGCTGATAACAGTCAAGAAATCTGCTACCGGGTACTCCCCTCGGAGTATCCGGTAGCAGGAGCATTGCTGCTGACGGAGGCTGACGGCGGTGGCTTGCCGGGACTAGGCTCGAAAGGTGAGAACCAGGCGGCCCTATTTGCGCACAGCGGCAATTGTCGTGGTGCTGTTGCTCCTCGGCCTGGTAGGCACTAGGTTCGCCAGCAGATTCCAGGTCACCAGTACACCGCTCGACACCTGGGCCTATATCTGTCTCATTGCCGGCCCGCTGACGCTATTTTTGCGCCACCGCTTTCCGGCGGTGATGGTGGTGCTCTCAATGGGTTTCAGCGGCTGGTACTTATTCGCCGGCTATCCGGCCGGTCCACAACCACTTTCTTTTGCCGTCGCGATTATTTTTGCGCTGATTGCCGGGCAGCAGGTAGTCACTTGGCTATGTATTGGGCTCAGCGTGCTCGGCGTGGTGCTTTACAACGCCCTGATGGGCGGCGATACCTGGCCGATCAAAACAGCAGCGCTGAGTGCCTGGCTGCTCATCCTCGGACTGGTGGGGACCGGTATCAAGGCCAGAATTGAGCGAACTACCCTGCTTCGCCACCGGCGCCAAGAGCAGGCCGAGGCCGCCCGAAGCGCAGAACGGCTGGCTCTGGCCAGGGATATTCACGATGTGGTGGCGCACTCACTCTCCAGCATCAATGTGCGGGCATCGGTGGCGCTGCACCTAGCCGAAAAGGACCCGGCTCAGATGCAAGCTGCTCTGCAAGCAATCAAGAGCAGTAGCAAGGAGGCGCTGACCGAGGTGCGCGAGCTGCTCGGGGTGCTCCGGCAGGATACCCCGCTGAGCCCGGTGAGTCCGCTTTCGCGGCTACCCAAATTGATCGAAGAGGCGCAGGCCAGCGGCTTGCGAGTTGAGCAGCACCTTAACCTGGCGCATCCGTTGGCCGCCGAACAGGAGGCAGTGGTTTATCGGCTGGTTCAGGAGGCCTTGACTAATGTCGTTCGGCACGCCGCGGCCAGCCGCGCGCGCATCACGGTGAGCAGCGCGGAAGCTGAACTCAGCGTGCAGATTGACGACGACGGCATCGGCCTAGTCGACAGCATTCCGGGTAATGGGATAGCAGGAATGCGCGAAAGGGTGGCGTCGCTGGCGGGGGAGCTGGAATTCGTCGAGAGGCACCCCGGGCTTTCGGTGCGTGCTCGGATTCCGCTTCAGAGCGCCCGATGAGCCAAGAGGAAGCTAATGATTGAGATTCTGCTGGCCGACGATCAGAAGTTGATTCGTGCTGGCTTTGGTGCGCTAATCAACGCCGAGAACGATATGCGCGTGATTGCGGAGTGCGGGACCGGTGCGGAAGCGCTCCGGCTGGCCAAAGTACACCGACCCGAGATTATTTTGATGGATATTCGGATGCCTGACGGTGACGGGCTGACGGCGACCGCGAAGATCACCGCAGAGCCAGCGCTCGCGCAGAGCAAGGTGATCATCCTGACCACTTTTGAACTCGACGAATATATCTCCGAGGCGGTGCGCGCCGGGGCAGCCGGATTCCTGGTGAAAGACACCGAGCCAACCGAACTGCTCCGCGCTATCCGGGTGGTTGCCGAGGGCGATGCCCTGCTCTCGCCCTCGGTGACGAAAAAGATGCTGGCACAATTTGCGCTGCAGGCACACCCACTGCGCGAACCCCAAGGTTTCAGCGACCTGACCGAGCGAGAGCTGGAAGTGCTCGCTGCAGTGGCC is a window encoding:
- a CDS encoding response regulator transcription factor yields the protein MIEILLADDQKLIRAGFGALINAENDMRVIAECGTGAEALRLAKVHRPEIILMDIRMPDGDGLTATAKITAEPALAQSKVIILTTFELDEYISEAVRAGAAGFLVKDTEPTELLRAIRVVAEGDALLSPSVTKKMLAQFALQAHPLREPQGFSDLTERELEVLAAVAEGLNNAEIAERLFIAPLTAKTHVSRIMTKLSARDRAQLVVLGYESGLVKPGRAEG
- a CDS encoding sensor histidine kinase yields the protein MRTRRPYLRTAAIVVVLLLLGLVGTRFASRFQVTSTPLDTWAYICLIAGPLTLFLRHRFPAVMVVLSMGFSGWYLFAGYPAGPQPLSFAVAIIFALIAGQQVVTWLCIGLSVLGVVLYNALMGGDTWPIKTAALSAWLLILGLVGTGIKARIERTTLLRHRRQEQAEAARSAERLALARDIHDVVAHSLSSINVRASVALHLAEKDPAQMQAALQAIKSSSKEALTEVRELLGVLRQDTPLSPVSPLSRLPKLIEEAQASGLRVEQHLNLAHPLAAEQEAVVYRLVQEALTNVVRHAAASRARITVSSAEAELSVQIDDDGIGLVDSIPGNGIAGMRERVASLAGELEFVERHPGLSVRARIPLQSAR
- a CDS encoding bifunctional methylenetetrahydrofolate dehydrogenase/methenyltetrahydrofolate cyclohydrolase, which encodes MTAQILDGEKAATEVKSELVERIAALKRRGITPGLATVLVGEDPPSHAYVRMKHRDAAALGLASVERQLPAETSQEELDAVIDELNANPEVHGILVQIPLPKHLDEQAVLERIDPAKDADGLHPVNLGRLVLNVNGPIDTPLPCTPVGAIELMLRNDIDLKGKHVVVLGRGITVGRALGLLLTRRAINATVTLTHTGTVDLPSHLRQADVVISAVGVPHLVKAADLKPGAVVLDVGVSREINEETGKPKLLGDIDPAAAEVASWISPNPGGVGPMTRAMLMSNVVAAAERQNPPR